In the Hippoglossus stenolepis isolate QCI-W04-F060 chromosome 14, HSTE1.2, whole genome shotgun sequence genome, one interval contains:
- the arhgef18b gene encoding rho guanine nucleotide exchange factor 18 isoform X4 produces the protein MVQKVLQELKLYHGVKQRNNRSEVKPSANVTWYEFLSHEPEEEEDRTEKVEKGTKVKRTLSSLRNRVTGSFNKDKGKNREKDKEKEAKEKVCGGSGSSSSSSSSSAHYLVPGAFSSCATCSLCSKTLQKKHGLQCMNCAVNVHKSCKSLLGECTSTKNKRDSIRKNGSSGFPNLSLKDRDRERDQAGSAPSQTLDVHPGLLCYPGMTISHWGANLTVAPTTSSFAAPASSLGHSLCHHNSSGSLPGEMDETDALRSKRCNEDAISLAPSTTESIIVEDTHYAAVRADLESDAQDLEAESWSLAVDQQYVKKHLKEMVKRQDVIYELMQTEMHHVRTLKIMLCVYVRELKENLQMDSGRLDCLFPRLENLLELHTHFLSCLKERRRENLVSSNNRNYTINRLADLLITQFSGEIGERMKDNYGDFCSHHIEAVSYYKEQLQNNKKFQNLIRKINHLSIVRRLGVTECILLVTQRITKYPVLVERILQNTEAGTEEHEELTRALGLIKDTITQVDTLVNIYEKTSRLRDIHNKMEPKSSGKFKDGVFRREDMGLARRRLLHEGTVNWKAASGRLKDILAVLLSDVLLLIQEKDQRYVFATVDNKPSVISLQKLIVREVAHEEKAMFLICASSNEPEMYEIHTNSKEERNTWMRHIRQAVESCPHTEERLFSEEEEARASRFKEFRDRLSQKDTVILQALTEKLQLFADMAESVAGLEDTASRSRLLLRGDASDLQQGETLLKGAITEVENLQNLLQSGVKEEAPTSRLEDGGGSGVLPRRADTFGGYDSSPSILNKKGSVKKTSSGESRNRDRSQRASSDPQLKDLCGSHTLEQTVDESTCSPARWNCIWSNSFPEAEFFDRVLMLSQRLYSLQAIISQQDSHIELQRASLTERAALPGRHRGNVLLEQEKQRTLALQREELASFHKLQSQHRQEQQRWEKERERHRQQVEATEARLRQREEECRRLEERLAKEREELDRLRGTYQEDLERLRVSTRTVERDKERLEHQRTNKRKTIEVAPLSGSLNGELLMSSGLTSSASVSELPLPPKPLVRASMSVAAADYAERPEVMLRREASSSTLSPKTEVPLHLLSTTNQQHKLLGVQQQIPTKLAAFSGKGKGAKSGKASHRTDSTASVDMKQMLKLSTRDESALKAKRSISPHQQLSLSALHHHTDQLSPPETAGPDSPNTSITSSVTTSHPTNAQKPPMPSAQSHPPAPTIPPHPQSTGFLPFPPQLQPQGLSPNTQTHVQVNHGLSHSHSMPQTYKSPTEDVNKEDVIFF, from the exons ATGGTACAAAAAGTTCTGCAGGAGCTAAAGCTGTACCATGG GGTGAAGCAGAGGAACAACAGATCAGAGGTCAAACCTTCAGCAAATGTCACCTGGTATGAGTTCCTCTCTCATGA GcccgaggaagaggaggatcgTACAGAGAAGGTGGAGAAAGGCACCAAGGTGAAGAGGACTCTCAGCTCTCTGAGGAACAGGGTGACCGGCTCCTTCAACAAAGATAAG GGTAAGAAccgagaaaaagacaaagagaaggaagCCAAAGAGAAAGTGtgcggcggcagcggcagcagcagcagcagcagcagcagcagtgcgcaTTATCTGGTGCCAGGCGCTTTTTCAAGCTGTGCCACCTGCTCACTGTGCAGCAAAACCCTGCAGAAAAAGCATGGCCTGCAGTGCATGA ATTGTGCTGTGAACGTTCACAAGAGCTGCAAGTCCCTGCTGGGTGAGTGCACCAGCACCAAGAATAAG AGAGATTCTATCCGGAAGAACGGCTCATCGGGATTTCCTAACCTTT CGCTAAAAGACCGGGACAGAGAGCGGGATCAGGCAGGCTCAGCCCCATCACAGACCCTGGATGTCCACCCGGGCTTGCTCTGCTACCCAGGCATGACCATAAGTCACTGGGGAGCTAACCTGACTGTCGCCCCTACCACCAGCTCCTTTGCAGCCCCTGCCTCCAGCCTTGGCCACAGCCTCTGTCACCACAATAGCTCAGG ATCCCTCCCTGGGGAGATGGATGAGACAGATGCTCTCCGCTCGAAACGCTGCAACGAAGATGCCAtttccctcgctccctccaCCACAGAGTCCATCATCGTAGAAG aTACTCACTATGCAGCAGTGCGAGCTGACCTGGAGTCTGATGCCCAGGACCTGGAGGCTGAGTCGTGGAGTTTGGCAGTTGACCAGCAGTATGTTAAGAAGCACTTGAAAGAAATGGTGAAGAGACAGGATGTGATATATG AGCTGATGCAGACGGAGATGCACCACGTGCGGACACTGAAGATAATGCTGTGTGTCTATGTCCGAGAGTTGAAGGAGAACCTCCAGATGGACTCGGGCAGGCTGGACTGTCTGTTTCCCCGCCTGGAAAACCTCCTCGAACTTCACACGCATTTCCTGTCTTGTCTTAAAGAGCGGCGGCGAGAAAACCTTGTTTCGTCCAACAACAGAAACTACACTATCAACAGATTGGCAGACCTTCTGATCACACAG TTCTCAGGTGAAATtggagagaggatgaaggacaACTATGGAGATTTCTGCAGTCACCACATTGAAGCTGTAAGCTACTACAAAGAACAGctgcaaaacaacaagaagTTCCAAAACCTCATACGG aaAATCAACCATCTGTCCATTGTGCGGAGGTTAGGAGTGACAGAGTGTATTCTGTTGGTGACACAGCGCATTACCAAGTATCCAGTACTAGTGGAGCGCATTCTGCAAAACACTGAAG CGGGAACAGAAGAACATGAGGAACTGACTCGGGCGCTGGGTCTGATTAAAGACACCATCACTCAGGTGGACACGCTGGTTAATATTTATGAAAAGACGTCTCGACTCAGAGACattcacaacaagatggagcCAAAGTCATCGGGAAAATTCAAAGATGGAGTGTTTCGCAGGGAGGACATGGGACTGGCCAGAAGACGACTGCTTCACGAGGGCACTGTCAACTGGAAGGCTGCTTCTGGCAGGCTCAAAG ATATTCTTGCAGTGCTTCTGTCGGATGTGTTGCTCTTAATACAAGAGAAGGACCAGAGATATGTATTTGCTACAGTG GATAACAAGCCGTCAGTGATCTCTCTTCAGAAGCTGATAGTCAGGGAAGTGGCCCATGAGGAGAAAGCCATGTTTCTTATCTGTGCTTCCTCCAATGAGCCAGAGATGTACGAGATCCACACCAACTCCAAGGAGGAGCGAAACACTTGGATGAGGCACATACGGCAAGCTGTCGAGAG CTGTCCTCACACAGAAGAGAGGCTGttcagtgaggaggaagaggcacgAGCTTCCAGGTTCAAAGAGTTTCGAG ATCGGCTGAGTCAGAAGGACACAGTAATCTTACAGGCTCTCACTGAGAAGCTACAGCTGTTTGCGGACATGGCAGAGTCTGTGGCAGGTCTGGAGGACACAGCTTCACGTTCTAGACTTTTGCTTCGAGGAGACGCCTCAGACCTCCAGCAGGGGGAGACCCTGCTCAAAGGGGCCATCACTGAGG TGGAAAACCTCCAGAACCTGCTGCAGTCcggagtgaaggaggaggctCCAACCTCTCGACTGGAGGATGGAGGGGGCTCCGGGGTTCTGCCCAGACGAGCGGATACCTTTGGGGGCTATGACAGCAGCCCCAGCATTCTCAACAAGA AAGGCAGCGTGAAGAAGACCTCTTCTGGCGAGTCcagaaacagagacaggagCCAGAGAGCCAGCTCTGACCCTCAGCTCAAAGACCTCTGTGGCAGCCACACCCTGGAGCAGACG GTTGATGAGAGCACCTGCTCTCCTGCCAGATGGAACTGCATCTGGTCCAACTCCTTCCCCGAGGCAGAG TTCTTTGACAGAGTGCTGATGCTTTCCCAAAGGCTCTATAGTCTGCAG GCCATCATATCGCAGCAGGACAGTCACATTGAGCTGCAGCGGGCGTCCTTGACGGAGCGGGCCGCCCTGCCCGGCCGCCACCGAGGGAACGTGCTCctggagcaggagaagcagcGGACTCTGGCCTTGCAGAGAGAAGAGCTGGCCAGTTTTCACAAGCTCCAGTCTCAGCACCGGCAGGAGCAACAGCgctgggagaaggagagggaaaggCACCGGCAGCAAGTCGAAGCCACTGAGGCCAGGCTCcgacaaagagaggaggagtgcCGGCGGCTGGAG GAACGTCTCgcaaaagagagggaggagctcgACAGGCTAAGGGGGACGTATCAGGAGGACCTGGAGAGACTGAGAGTGTCCACCAGAACTGTGGAGAGGGATAAGGAGCGCCTAGAACACCAGAGGACGAACAAGAGGAAGACCATTGAG gtGGCTCCTCTATCTGGCAGTCTTAATGGGGAGCTCCTCATGTCCTCTGGCCTCACCAGCAGCGCCAGCGTCTCGGAGCTGCCCCTGCCTCCGAAGCCCCTGGTGCGCGCCAGCATGTCCGTAGCAGCGGCTGACTACGCAGAGCGTCCTGAGGTGATGTTGCGGCGGGAGGCAAGCTCTTCTACTCTATCGCCGAAGACGGAAGTACCGCTCCACCTCTTAAGCACAACCAACCAGCAGCACAAACTGCTcggtgtgcagcagcagatcccCACAAAGCTTGCCGCCTTCAGTGGCAAAGGGAAAGGAGCCAAGAGTGGCAAAGCTTCTCATCGCACTGACAGCACAG CCTCGGTGGATATGAAGCAGATGCTGAAGCTGTCCACCCGAGATGAAAGCGCCCTCAAGGCCAAGCGCTCTATCAGCCCCCACCAGCAGCTCTCGCTGTCAGCCCTGCATCACCACACAG ATCAACTCAGTCCCCCAGAGACTGCCGGACCGGACAGCCCAaacacctccatcacctcctccgtCACCACCTCCCACCCTACAAATGCTCAGAAGCCCCCGATGCCTTCTGCACAGTCCCACCCTCCAGCTCCCACCATCCCTCCCCACCCACAGAGCACCGGATTCCTCCCGTTTCCGCCCCAGCTGCAGCCGCAGGGCCTCAGTCCGAATACCCAGACCCACGTCCAGGTAAATCACGggctcagccacagccacagtaTGCCACAGACGTACAAGAGCCCCACCGAGGACGTCAATAAGGAGGACGTCATCTTTTTCTAA
- the arhgef18b gene encoding rho guanine nucleotide exchange factor 18 isoform X1, producing the protein MADSPLNNSWPSFSKLWMKRWSFKRASECKPCSPPCGPPSGQLSVQPAAPSGKGSSSSLSPASIAEDVFFGNTSDDQDGCSVVSDYDCPGVEVAGSFEELLGFSSSFTESEYFKDLEGDIHATQFPITTRETSTVGQQVFLNSGPPAINVPVETSLSAPSPQANAPSLPHYKQPAEGPHHFVVTQLSPKILPGCIIDSGDSSGPAVGLSVTINLNGLLASVETAKGITGSEGVKMESVMDYEGEPDEDSFPILVRSMSTSRRHSWGVPVSPINLGRRRSLDTMAMDSDGGGDDDEERQNSLFQSTQDQSCTNCPEEETDETGPRVPCPRARLTSMAIGASGRHLYSRSEILATDECSRAAHISRVVQTSKQAARAAGAEEFDPEENLHSTEGQSHMVKQRNNRSEVKPSANVTWYEFLSHEPEEEEDRTEKVEKGTKVKRTLSSLRNRVTGSFNKDKGKNREKDKEKEAKEKVCGGSGSSSSSSSSSAHYLVPGAFSSCATCSLCSKTLQKKHGLQCMNCAVNVHKSCKSLLGECTSTKNKRDSIRKNGSSGFPNLSLKDRDRERDQAGSAPSQTLDVHPGLLCYPGMTISHWGANLTVAPTTSSFAAPASSLGHSLCHHNSSGSLPGEMDETDALRSKRCNEDAISLAPSTTESIIVEDTHYAAVRADLESDAQDLEAESWSLAVDQQYVKKHLKEMVKRQDVIYELMQTEMHHVRTLKIMLCVYVRELKENLQMDSGRLDCLFPRLENLLELHTHFLSCLKERRRENLVSSNNRNYTINRLADLLITQFSGEIGERMKDNYGDFCSHHIEAVSYYKEQLQNNKKFQNLIRKINHLSIVRRLGVTECILLVTQRITKYPVLVERILQNTEAGTEEHEELTRALGLIKDTITQVDTLVNIYEKTSRLRDIHNKMEPKSSGKFKDGVFRREDMGLARRRLLHEGTVNWKAASGRLKDILAVLLSDVLLLIQEKDQRYVFATVDNKPSVISLQKLIVREVAHEEKAMFLICASSNEPEMYEIHTNSKEERNTWMRHIRQAVESCPHTEERLFSEEEEARASRFKEFRDRLSQKDTVILQALTEKLQLFADMAESVAGLEDTASRSRLLLRGDASDLQQGETLLKGAITEVENLQNLLQSGVKEEAPTSRLEDGGGSGVLPRRADTFGGYDSSPSILNKKGSVKKTSSGESRNRDRSQRASSDPQLKDLCGSHTLEQTVDESTCSPARWNCIWSNSFPEAEFFDRVLMLSQRLYSLQAIISQQDSHIELQRASLTERAALPGRHRGNVLLEQEKQRTLALQREELASFHKLQSQHRQEQQRWEKERERHRQQVEATEARLRQREEECRRLEERLAKEREELDRLRGTYQEDLERLRVSTRTVERDKERLEHQRTNKRKTIEVAPLSGSLNGELLMSSGLTSSASVSELPLPPKPLVRASMSVAAADYAERPEVMLRREASSSTLSPKTEVPLHLLSTTNQQHKLLGVQQQIPTKLAAFSGKGKGAKSGKASHRTDSTASVDMKQMLKLSTRDESALKAKRSISPHQQLSLSALHHHTDQLSPPETAGPDSPNTSITSSVTTSHPTNAQKPPMPSAQSHPPAPTIPPHPQSTGFLPFPPQLQPQGLSPNTQTHVQVNHGLSHSHSMPQTYKSPTEDVNKEDVIFF; encoded by the exons CATCAGAGTGCAAGCCATGTAGTCCGCCCTGTGGGCCTCCCAGTGGCCAGCTCAGTGTCCAGCCTGCTGCTCCCAGTGGGAAAGGgtcttcctcctcactctcacCCGCCTCTATCGCTGAGGACGTCTTCTTTGGTAACACCAGTGACGACCAG GATGGGTGTTCAGTAGTCAGTGACTACGACTGCCCTGGCGTGGAAGTGGCCGGCAGCTTTGAAGAGCTGCTGGGCTTCAGCTCCTCTTTCACAGAATCTGAGTACTTTAAAGACTTGGAGGGAGACATACATGCGACACAGTTCCCTATAACCACCAGAGAAACCTCAACTGTTGGCCAACAGGTGTTTTTAAACTCAGGTCCTCCTGCCATCAACGTACCTGTAGAGACTTCTCTGAGCGCTCCCTCCCCTCAGGCCAACGCACCATCACTGCCCCACTATAAACAGCCTGCAGAGGGACCTCATCACTTTGTGGTCACTCAGCTTAGTCCTAAGATACTGCCAGGCTGTATCATTGACAGCGGAGACTCCTCAGGCCCGGCAGTCGGGCTTAGTGTGACAATAAATCTAAACGGACTGTTGGCATCAGTGGAAACAGCAAAAGGAATAACAGGATCAGAGGGAGTCAAGATGGAAAGCGTAATGGATTACGAAGGGGAGCCAGATGAGGACAGTTTTCCCATCCTGGTCAGATCCATGTCAACGTCTCGAAGGCACAGCTGGGGTGTCCCTGTGTCCCCCATTAACCTGGGGAGGAG ACGGAGTCTGGACACCATGGCCATGGACAGCGATGGGGGGGGAGACGATGACGAGGAGAGACAAAATAGTCTCTTCCAGTCCACCCAGGACCAGAGCTGCACCAACTGtcctgaggaggagacagatgagACAGGGCCGAGGGTCCCCTGTCCCAGAGCCAGGCTCACCAGCATG GCCATAGGTGCATCTGGCAGGCATCTGTATTCCCGCTCAGAGATCCTCGCCACGGACGAATGTTCCCGTGCTGCACACATTTCTCGTGTTGTACAGACGTCCAAACAGGCCGCAAGGGCAGCGGGAG CAGAGGAGTTTGACCCTGAAGAAAACCTGCATTCTACTGAAGGCCAGAGCCACAT GGTGAAGCAGAGGAACAACAGATCAGAGGTCAAACCTTCAGCAAATGTCACCTGGTATGAGTTCCTCTCTCATGA GcccgaggaagaggaggatcgTACAGAGAAGGTGGAGAAAGGCACCAAGGTGAAGAGGACTCTCAGCTCTCTGAGGAACAGGGTGACCGGCTCCTTCAACAAAGATAAG GGTAAGAAccgagaaaaagacaaagagaaggaagCCAAAGAGAAAGTGtgcggcggcagcggcagcagcagcagcagcagcagcagcagtgcgcaTTATCTGGTGCCAGGCGCTTTTTCAAGCTGTGCCACCTGCTCACTGTGCAGCAAAACCCTGCAGAAAAAGCATGGCCTGCAGTGCATGA ATTGTGCTGTGAACGTTCACAAGAGCTGCAAGTCCCTGCTGGGTGAGTGCACCAGCACCAAGAATAAG AGAGATTCTATCCGGAAGAACGGCTCATCGGGATTTCCTAACCTTT CGCTAAAAGACCGGGACAGAGAGCGGGATCAGGCAGGCTCAGCCCCATCACAGACCCTGGATGTCCACCCGGGCTTGCTCTGCTACCCAGGCATGACCATAAGTCACTGGGGAGCTAACCTGACTGTCGCCCCTACCACCAGCTCCTTTGCAGCCCCTGCCTCCAGCCTTGGCCACAGCCTCTGTCACCACAATAGCTCAGG ATCCCTCCCTGGGGAGATGGATGAGACAGATGCTCTCCGCTCGAAACGCTGCAACGAAGATGCCAtttccctcgctccctccaCCACAGAGTCCATCATCGTAGAAG aTACTCACTATGCAGCAGTGCGAGCTGACCTGGAGTCTGATGCCCAGGACCTGGAGGCTGAGTCGTGGAGTTTGGCAGTTGACCAGCAGTATGTTAAGAAGCACTTGAAAGAAATGGTGAAGAGACAGGATGTGATATATG AGCTGATGCAGACGGAGATGCACCACGTGCGGACACTGAAGATAATGCTGTGTGTCTATGTCCGAGAGTTGAAGGAGAACCTCCAGATGGACTCGGGCAGGCTGGACTGTCTGTTTCCCCGCCTGGAAAACCTCCTCGAACTTCACACGCATTTCCTGTCTTGTCTTAAAGAGCGGCGGCGAGAAAACCTTGTTTCGTCCAACAACAGAAACTACACTATCAACAGATTGGCAGACCTTCTGATCACACAG TTCTCAGGTGAAATtggagagaggatgaaggacaACTATGGAGATTTCTGCAGTCACCACATTGAAGCTGTAAGCTACTACAAAGAACAGctgcaaaacaacaagaagTTCCAAAACCTCATACGG aaAATCAACCATCTGTCCATTGTGCGGAGGTTAGGAGTGACAGAGTGTATTCTGTTGGTGACACAGCGCATTACCAAGTATCCAGTACTAGTGGAGCGCATTCTGCAAAACACTGAAG CGGGAACAGAAGAACATGAGGAACTGACTCGGGCGCTGGGTCTGATTAAAGACACCATCACTCAGGTGGACACGCTGGTTAATATTTATGAAAAGACGTCTCGACTCAGAGACattcacaacaagatggagcCAAAGTCATCGGGAAAATTCAAAGATGGAGTGTTTCGCAGGGAGGACATGGGACTGGCCAGAAGACGACTGCTTCACGAGGGCACTGTCAACTGGAAGGCTGCTTCTGGCAGGCTCAAAG ATATTCTTGCAGTGCTTCTGTCGGATGTGTTGCTCTTAATACAAGAGAAGGACCAGAGATATGTATTTGCTACAGTG GATAACAAGCCGTCAGTGATCTCTCTTCAGAAGCTGATAGTCAGGGAAGTGGCCCATGAGGAGAAAGCCATGTTTCTTATCTGTGCTTCCTCCAATGAGCCAGAGATGTACGAGATCCACACCAACTCCAAGGAGGAGCGAAACACTTGGATGAGGCACATACGGCAAGCTGTCGAGAG CTGTCCTCACACAGAAGAGAGGCTGttcagtgaggaggaagaggcacgAGCTTCCAGGTTCAAAGAGTTTCGAG ATCGGCTGAGTCAGAAGGACACAGTAATCTTACAGGCTCTCACTGAGAAGCTACAGCTGTTTGCGGACATGGCAGAGTCTGTGGCAGGTCTGGAGGACACAGCTTCACGTTCTAGACTTTTGCTTCGAGGAGACGCCTCAGACCTCCAGCAGGGGGAGACCCTGCTCAAAGGGGCCATCACTGAGG TGGAAAACCTCCAGAACCTGCTGCAGTCcggagtgaaggaggaggctCCAACCTCTCGACTGGAGGATGGAGGGGGCTCCGGGGTTCTGCCCAGACGAGCGGATACCTTTGGGGGCTATGACAGCAGCCCCAGCATTCTCAACAAGA AAGGCAGCGTGAAGAAGACCTCTTCTGGCGAGTCcagaaacagagacaggagCCAGAGAGCCAGCTCTGACCCTCAGCTCAAAGACCTCTGTGGCAGCCACACCCTGGAGCAGACG GTTGATGAGAGCACCTGCTCTCCTGCCAGATGGAACTGCATCTGGTCCAACTCCTTCCCCGAGGCAGAG TTCTTTGACAGAGTGCTGATGCTTTCCCAAAGGCTCTATAGTCTGCAG GCCATCATATCGCAGCAGGACAGTCACATTGAGCTGCAGCGGGCGTCCTTGACGGAGCGGGCCGCCCTGCCCGGCCGCCACCGAGGGAACGTGCTCctggagcaggagaagcagcGGACTCTGGCCTTGCAGAGAGAAGAGCTGGCCAGTTTTCACAAGCTCCAGTCTCAGCACCGGCAGGAGCAACAGCgctgggagaaggagagggaaaggCACCGGCAGCAAGTCGAAGCCACTGAGGCCAGGCTCcgacaaagagaggaggagtgcCGGCGGCTGGAG GAACGTCTCgcaaaagagagggaggagctcgACAGGCTAAGGGGGACGTATCAGGAGGACCTGGAGAGACTGAGAGTGTCCACCAGAACTGTGGAGAGGGATAAGGAGCGCCTAGAACACCAGAGGACGAACAAGAGGAAGACCATTGAG gtGGCTCCTCTATCTGGCAGTCTTAATGGGGAGCTCCTCATGTCCTCTGGCCTCACCAGCAGCGCCAGCGTCTCGGAGCTGCCCCTGCCTCCGAAGCCCCTGGTGCGCGCCAGCATGTCCGTAGCAGCGGCTGACTACGCAGAGCGTCCTGAGGTGATGTTGCGGCGGGAGGCAAGCTCTTCTACTCTATCGCCGAAGACGGAAGTACCGCTCCACCTCTTAAGCACAACCAACCAGCAGCACAAACTGCTcggtgtgcagcagcagatcccCACAAAGCTTGCCGCCTTCAGTGGCAAAGGGAAAGGAGCCAAGAGTGGCAAAGCTTCTCATCGCACTGACAGCACAG CCTCGGTGGATATGAAGCAGATGCTGAAGCTGTCCACCCGAGATGAAAGCGCCCTCAAGGCCAAGCGCTCTATCAGCCCCCACCAGCAGCTCTCGCTGTCAGCCCTGCATCACCACACAG ATCAACTCAGTCCCCCAGAGACTGCCGGACCGGACAGCCCAaacacctccatcacctcctccgtCACCACCTCCCACCCTACAAATGCTCAGAAGCCCCCGATGCCTTCTGCACAGTCCCACCCTCCAGCTCCCACCATCCCTCCCCACCCACAGAGCACCGGATTCCTCCCGTTTCCGCCCCAGCTGCAGCCGCAGGGCCTCAGTCCGAATACCCAGACCCACGTCCAGGTAAATCACGggctcagccacagccacagtaTGCCACAGACGTACAAGAGCCCCACCGAGGACGTCAATAAGGAGGACGTCATCTTTTTCTAA